A stretch of Ipomoea triloba cultivar NCNSP0323 chromosome 13, ASM357664v1 DNA encodes these proteins:
- the LOC116001534 gene encoding uncharacterized protein LOC116001534 — protein MAASSPALSNPTADSPAAVSTPPTTNASKNLRGLNKPKCIKCGNVARSRCPYQSCKSCCAKAQNPCHIHVLKGQSNLPDKALSSGSPIVDQQSTEASHPGASHRPASFRQLSTNFAQFNNLQTPLRRKPVTRKDAQVINEWRFLKLKEFRDNNIEIENEAFDRYMQNVFLLEEVFGVNSEQDGQTEDGSSSENPKPATEEAVSMEAMVAGFKLQLRSDPVRIENTRKRMQYIVDRGLKKLRKLESDEVTGDLSQPENPETFKSPQAEWTSALGELIDKMNKARNEEDLKACWEMKTELFNRHNKEKQENSEVVEASKDPCVPIPQTGISLKGESNYSPPKWFTTTTIDDEELCQISAQFDSLEDIEDL, from the exons ATGGCCGCATCGTCGCCTGCCTTAAGCAACCCCACCGCGGATTCCCCCGCCGCGGTCTCCACCCCTCCGACCACCAACGCCTCGAAGAATCTACGAGGGCTTAACAAGCCTAAGTGCATCAAGTGTGGCAACGTCGCTCGATCTAG GTGCCCATACCAGTCATGCAAAAGCTGCTGTGCAAAAGCTCAGAATCCCTGTCACATACATG TTCTTAAAGGTCAATCAAATCTTCCAGATAAGGCGCTATCTTCAGGCTCTCCTATAGTAGACCAACAATCCACTGAGGCATCTCACCCAGG GGCCTCACACAGACCTGCTTCTTTTCGTCAGCTTTCAACAAATTTTGCTCAGTTTAACAATTTGCAAACCCCGCTCAGAAGGAAGCCAGTAACAAGAAAG GATGCACAAGTTATAAACGAATGGAgatttttgaagttgaaggaaTTTAGGGACAAcaacattgaaattgaaaatgaggCTTTTGATCGCTACATGCAAAATGTTTTTCTGTTAGAGGAGGTGTTTGGGGTGAATTCCGAACAAGATGGGCAGACCGAGGATGGATCTTCCTCAGAAAATCCCAAACCAGCCACCGAAGAGGCGGTGAGTATGGAGGCAATGGTAGCAGGGTTTAAGCTGCAGCTCAGATCAGATCCAGTTAGAATCGAGAATACTAGGAAGAGGATGCAATACATAGTCGATCGGGGACTAAAGAAGCTTAGGAAGCTGGAATCCGACGAAGTCACTGGTGATCTCAGTCAACCTGAAAACCCAGAGACATTCAAGTCGCCACAAGCCGAGTGGACTTCGGCCTTGGGTGAGCTGATTGACAAGATGAACAAAGCCCGGAACGAGGAAGATTTAAAAGCTTGCTGGGAGATGAAAACCGAGCTATTTAACAGACACAACAAGGAGAAACAGGAAAACTCTGAGGTCGTCGAAGCATCCAAGGATCCATGTGTGCCAATTCCCCAAACTGGCATATCCCTGAAAGGAGAGTCCAACTATTCTCCACCAAAATGGTTTACCACAACCACCATTGATGACGAGGAGTTGTGCCAGATTAGTGCACAGTTTGATTCACTTGAGGACATAGAAGATTTATAA